The proteins below are encoded in one region of Lactuca sativa cultivar Salinas chromosome 3, Lsat_Salinas_v11, whole genome shotgun sequence:
- the LOC111892890 gene encoding uncharacterized protein LOC111892890 isoform X6, whose product MVYAVVVKSQDDAVTPFQILGGEVQIVQIMLKPEDKVSAKPGCMCYMSGSIQMENVYAPENEAGMWQWVFGKNATKTIFVNSGSTDGFVAMAAPSLGRILPVSQSVNIDLARFGGEILCQPDAFLCSIGDVKVSSNTFDQRGPNRNVVERLLRQKVSGQGLAFMVGGGSVVQKNLEVGEILSVDICSIIALSTTVDVQIKYNGPMRRVVFGGENQNMVTAMMRGPGIVFIQSMPFPRLSQSIARGVASPNMRLRDNPKLLMQILVFSFLAYLVLGSFLLYTDF is encoded by the exons ATGGTGTATGCTGTGGTAGTTAAG AGTCAAGACGATGCTGTTACGCCTTTTCAGATTTTGGGTGGTGAAGTTCAGATAGTTCAG ATTATGTTGAAGCCAGAAGACAAGGTGAGTGCAAAACCAG GCTGCATGTGCTATATGTCTGGCTCCATTCAAATGGAAAATGTTTATGCCCCAGAGAATGAAGCAGGAATGTGGCAATGGGTTTTTGGAAAGAATGCAACTAAAACAATCTTTGTAAACAGTGGGTCAACCGATGGATTTGTTGCCATGGCTGCACCTTCTCTAGGAAGAATTCTCCCTGTTAGTCAATCTGTCAAT ATTGACCTGGCAAGATTCGGTGGTGAGATATTATGCCAG CCAGATGCATTTCTTTGCTCCATTGGTGATGTGAAAGTCAGTAGCAACACATTTGATCAGAGGGGACCTAATCGTAATGTTGTTGAG AGATTGTTGAGACAAAAAGTATCTGGGCAAGGCCTGGCATTCATGGTTGGGGGTGGATCTG TTGTGCAGAAAAATCTTGAGGTTGGTGAGATACTTTCAGTGGACATTTGTAGCATTATTGCCCTGTCAACAACGGTGGATGTACAAATCAAATATAATGGTCCAATGAGAAGGGTGGTGTTTGGG GGGGAGAATCAGAATATGGTGACAGCAATGATGAGAGGACCAGGAATTGTGTTTATCCAGAGTATGCCCTTCCCTCGCCTTTCTCAAAGCATTGCTAG GGGTGTTGCATCTCCAAACATGAGGTTGAGGGACAATCCAAAGTTGTTGATGCAGATACTCGTCTTTTCCTTTCTTGCTTATCTTGTGCTCGGCTCATTTTTGCTATATACAGACTTCtga
- the LOC111892890 gene encoding uncharacterized protein LOC111892890 isoform X4, with protein MAAPFFSTPFQPFVYQSQDDAVTPFQILGGEVQIVQIMLKPEDKVSAKPGCMCYMSGSIQMENVYAPENEAGMWQWVFGKNATKTIFVNSGSTDGFVAMAAPSLGRILPVSQSVNIDLARFGGEILCQPDAFLCSIGDVKVSSNTFDQRGPNRNVVERLLRQKVSGQGLAFMVGGGSVVQKNLEVGEILSVDICSIIALSTTVDVQIKYNGPMRRVVFGGENQNMVTAMMRGPGIVFIQSMPFPRLSQSIARGVASPNMRLRDNPKLLMQILVFSFLAYLVLGSFLLYTDF; from the exons ATGGCGGCTCCGTTCTTTTCAACGCCTTTCCAACCCTTCGTTTATCAG AGTCAAGACGATGCTGTTACGCCTTTTCAGATTTTGGGTGGTGAAGTTCAGATAGTTCAG ATTATGTTGAAGCCAGAAGACAAGGTGAGTGCAAAACCAG GCTGCATGTGCTATATGTCTGGCTCCATTCAAATGGAAAATGTTTATGCCCCAGAGAATGAAGCAGGAATGTGGCAATGGGTTTTTGGAAAGAATGCAACTAAAACAATCTTTGTAAACAGTGGGTCAACCGATGGATTTGTTGCCATGGCTGCACCTTCTCTAGGAAGAATTCTCCCTGTTAGTCAATCTGTCAAT ATTGACCTGGCAAGATTCGGTGGTGAGATATTATGCCAG CCAGATGCATTTCTTTGCTCCATTGGTGATGTGAAAGTCAGTAGCAACACATTTGATCAGAGGGGACCTAATCGTAATGTTGTTGAG AGATTGTTGAGACAAAAAGTATCTGGGCAAGGCCTGGCATTCATGGTTGGGGGTGGATCTG TTGTGCAGAAAAATCTTGAGGTTGGTGAGATACTTTCAGTGGACATTTGTAGCATTATTGCCCTGTCAACAACGGTGGATGTACAAATCAAATATAATGGTCCAATGAGAAGGGTGGTGTTTGGG GGGGAGAATCAGAATATGGTGACAGCAATGATGAGAGGACCAGGAATTGTGTTTATCCAGAGTATGCCCTTCCCTCGCCTTTCTCAAAGCATTGCTAG GGGTGTTGCATCTCCAAACATGAGGTTGAGGGACAATCCAAAGTTGTTGATGCAGATACTCGTCTTTTCCTTTCTTGCTTATCTTGTGCTCGGCTCATTTTTGCTATATACAGACTTCtga
- the LOC111892890 gene encoding uncharacterized protein LOC111892890 isoform X3 has protein sequence MAAPFFSTPFQPFVYQTRIEGYIEKQSQDDAVTPFQILGGEVQIVQIMLKPEDKVSAKPGCMCYMSGSIQMENVYAPENEAGMWQWVFGKNATKTIFVNSGSTDGFVAMAAPSLGRILPIDLARFGGEILCQPDAFLCSIGDVKVSSNTFDQRGPNRNVVERLLRQKVSGQGLAFMVGGGSVVQKNLEVGEILSVDICSIIALSTTVDVQIKYNGPMRRVVFGGENQNMVTAMMRGPGIVFIQSMPFPRLSQSIARGVASPNMRLRDNPKLLMQILVFSFLAYLVLGSFLLYTDF, from the exons ATGGCGGCTCCGTTCTTTTCAACGCCTTTCCAACCCTTCGTTTATCAG ACGCGGATTGAAGGTTACATTGAGAAACAG AGTCAAGACGATGCTGTTACGCCTTTTCAGATTTTGGGTGGTGAAGTTCAGATAGTTCAG ATTATGTTGAAGCCAGAAGACAAGGTGAGTGCAAAACCAG GCTGCATGTGCTATATGTCTGGCTCCATTCAAATGGAAAATGTTTATGCCCCAGAGAATGAAGCAGGAATGTGGCAATGGGTTTTTGGAAAGAATGCAACTAAAACAATCTTTGTAAACAGTGGGTCAACCGATGGATTTGTTGCCATGGCTGCACCTTCTCTAGGAAGAATTCTCCCT ATTGACCTGGCAAGATTCGGTGGTGAGATATTATGCCAG CCAGATGCATTTCTTTGCTCCATTGGTGATGTGAAAGTCAGTAGCAACACATTTGATCAGAGGGGACCTAATCGTAATGTTGTTGAG AGATTGTTGAGACAAAAAGTATCTGGGCAAGGCCTGGCATTCATGGTTGGGGGTGGATCTG TTGTGCAGAAAAATCTTGAGGTTGGTGAGATACTTTCAGTGGACATTTGTAGCATTATTGCCCTGTCAACAACGGTGGATGTACAAATCAAATATAATGGTCCAATGAGAAGGGTGGTGTTTGGG GGGGAGAATCAGAATATGGTGACAGCAATGATGAGAGGACCAGGAATTGTGTTTATCCAGAGTATGCCCTTCCCTCGCCTTTCTCAAAGCATTGCTAG GGGTGTTGCATCTCCAAACATGAGGTTGAGGGACAATCCAAAGTTGTTGATGCAGATACTCGTCTTTTCCTTTCTTGCTTATCTTGTGCTCGGCTCATTTTTGCTATATACAGACTTCtga
- the LOC111892890 gene encoding uncharacterized protein LOC111892890 isoform X7 yields the protein MAAPFFSTPFQPFVYQTRIEGYIEKQSQDDAVTPFQILGGEVQIVQIMLKPEDKVSAKPGCMCYMSGSIQMENVYAPENEAGMWQWVFGKNATKTIFVNSGSTDGFVAMAAPSLGRILPVSQSVNIDLARFGGEILCQPDAFLCSIGDVKVSSNTFDQRGPNRNVVERLLRQKVSGQGLAFMVGGGSVVQKNLEVGEILSVDICSIIALSTTVDVQIKYNGGESEYGDSNDERTRNCVYPEGVASPNMRLRDNPKLLMQILVFSFLAYLVLGSFLLYTDF from the exons ATGGCGGCTCCGTTCTTTTCAACGCCTTTCCAACCCTTCGTTTATCAG ACGCGGATTGAAGGTTACATTGAGAAACAG AGTCAAGACGATGCTGTTACGCCTTTTCAGATTTTGGGTGGTGAAGTTCAGATAGTTCAG ATTATGTTGAAGCCAGAAGACAAGGTGAGTGCAAAACCAG GCTGCATGTGCTATATGTCTGGCTCCATTCAAATGGAAAATGTTTATGCCCCAGAGAATGAAGCAGGAATGTGGCAATGGGTTTTTGGAAAGAATGCAACTAAAACAATCTTTGTAAACAGTGGGTCAACCGATGGATTTGTTGCCATGGCTGCACCTTCTCTAGGAAGAATTCTCCCTGTTAGTCAATCTGTCAAT ATTGACCTGGCAAGATTCGGTGGTGAGATATTATGCCAG CCAGATGCATTTCTTTGCTCCATTGGTGATGTGAAAGTCAGTAGCAACACATTTGATCAGAGGGGACCTAATCGTAATGTTGTTGAG AGATTGTTGAGACAAAAAGTATCTGGGCAAGGCCTGGCATTCATGGTTGGGGGTGGATCTG TTGTGCAGAAAAATCTTGAGGTTGGTGAGATACTTTCAGTGGACATTTGTAGCATTATTGCCCTGTCAACAACGGTGGATGTACAAATCAAATATAATG GGGGAGAATCAGAATATGGTGACAGCAATGATGAGAGGACCAGGAATTGTGTTTATCCAGA GGGTGTTGCATCTCCAAACATGAGGTTGAGGGACAATCCAAAGTTGTTGATGCAGATACTCGTCTTTTCCTTTCTTGCTTATCTTGTGCTCGGCTCATTTTTGCTATATACAGACTTCtga
- the LOC111892890 gene encoding uncharacterized protein LOC111892890 isoform X9 yields the protein MLKPEDKVSAKPGCMCYMSGSIQMENVYAPENEAGMWQWVFGKNATKTIFVNSGSTDGFVAMAAPSLGRILPVSQSVNIDLARFGGEILCQPDAFLCSIGDVKVSSNTFDQRGPNRNVVERLLRQKVSGQGLAFMVGGGSVVQKNLEVGEILSVDICSIIALSTTVDVQIKYNGPMRRVVFGGENQNMVTAMMRGPGIVFIQSMPFPRLSQSIARGVASPNMRLRDNPKLLMQILVFSFLAYLVLGSFLLYTDF from the exons ATGTTGAAGCCAGAAGACAAGGTGAGTGCAAAACCAG GCTGCATGTGCTATATGTCTGGCTCCATTCAAATGGAAAATGTTTATGCCCCAGAGAATGAAGCAGGAATGTGGCAATGGGTTTTTGGAAAGAATGCAACTAAAACAATCTTTGTAAACAGTGGGTCAACCGATGGATTTGTTGCCATGGCTGCACCTTCTCTAGGAAGAATTCTCCCTGTTAGTCAATCTGTCAAT ATTGACCTGGCAAGATTCGGTGGTGAGATATTATGCCAG CCAGATGCATTTCTTTGCTCCATTGGTGATGTGAAAGTCAGTAGCAACACATTTGATCAGAGGGGACCTAATCGTAATGTTGTTGAG AGATTGTTGAGACAAAAAGTATCTGGGCAAGGCCTGGCATTCATGGTTGGGGGTGGATCTG TTGTGCAGAAAAATCTTGAGGTTGGTGAGATACTTTCAGTGGACATTTGTAGCATTATTGCCCTGTCAACAACGGTGGATGTACAAATCAAATATAATGGTCCAATGAGAAGGGTGGTGTTTGGG GGGGAGAATCAGAATATGGTGACAGCAATGATGAGAGGACCAGGAATTGTGTTTATCCAGAGTATGCCCTTCCCTCGCCTTTCTCAAAGCATTGCTAG GGGTGTTGCATCTCCAAACATGAGGTTGAGGGACAATCCAAAGTTGTTGATGCAGATACTCGTCTTTTCCTTTCTTGCTTATCTTGTGCTCGGCTCATTTTTGCTATATACAGACTTCtga
- the LOC111892890 gene encoding uncharacterized protein LOC111892890 isoform X2: MAAPFFSTPFQPFVYQTRIEGYIEKQSQDDAVTPFQILGGEVQIVQIMLKPEDKVSAKPGCMCYMSGSIQMENVYAPENEAGMWQWVFGKNATKTIFVNSGSTDGFVAMAAPSLGRILPVSQSVNIDLARFGGEILCQPDAFLCSIGDVKVSSNTFDQRGPNRNVVERLLRQKVSGQGLAFMVGGGSVVQKNLEVGEILSVDICSIIALSTTVDVQIKYNGPMRRGENQNMVTAMMRGPGIVFIQSMPFPRLSQSIARGVASPNMRLRDNPKLLMQILVFSFLAYLVLGSFLLYTDF; the protein is encoded by the exons ATGGCGGCTCCGTTCTTTTCAACGCCTTTCCAACCCTTCGTTTATCAG ACGCGGATTGAAGGTTACATTGAGAAACAG AGTCAAGACGATGCTGTTACGCCTTTTCAGATTTTGGGTGGTGAAGTTCAGATAGTTCAG ATTATGTTGAAGCCAGAAGACAAGGTGAGTGCAAAACCAG GCTGCATGTGCTATATGTCTGGCTCCATTCAAATGGAAAATGTTTATGCCCCAGAGAATGAAGCAGGAATGTGGCAATGGGTTTTTGGAAAGAATGCAACTAAAACAATCTTTGTAAACAGTGGGTCAACCGATGGATTTGTTGCCATGGCTGCACCTTCTCTAGGAAGAATTCTCCCTGTTAGTCAATCTGTCAAT ATTGACCTGGCAAGATTCGGTGGTGAGATATTATGCCAG CCAGATGCATTTCTTTGCTCCATTGGTGATGTGAAAGTCAGTAGCAACACATTTGATCAGAGGGGACCTAATCGTAATGTTGTTGAG AGATTGTTGAGACAAAAAGTATCTGGGCAAGGCCTGGCATTCATGGTTGGGGGTGGATCTG TTGTGCAGAAAAATCTTGAGGTTGGTGAGATACTTTCAGTGGACATTTGTAGCATTATTGCCCTGTCAACAACGGTGGATGTACAAATCAAATATAATGGTCCAATGAGAAGG GGGGAGAATCAGAATATGGTGACAGCAATGATGAGAGGACCAGGAATTGTGTTTATCCAGAGTATGCCCTTCCCTCGCCTTTCTCAAAGCATTGCTAG GGGTGTTGCATCTCCAAACATGAGGTTGAGGGACAATCCAAAGTTGTTGATGCAGATACTCGTCTTTTCCTTTCTTGCTTATCTTGTGCTCGGCTCATTTTTGCTATATACAGACTTCtga
- the LOC111892890 gene encoding uncharacterized protein LOC111892890 isoform X5, with amino-acid sequence MAAPFFSTPFQPFVYQSQDDAVTPFQILGGEVQIVQIMLKPEDKVSAKPGCMCYMSGSIQMENVYAPENEAGMWQWVFGKNATKTIFVNSGSTDGFVAMAAPSLGRILPIDLARFGGEILCQPDAFLCSIGDVKVSSNTFDQRGPNRNVVERLLRQKVSGQGLAFMVGGGSVVQKNLEVGEILSVDICSIIALSTTVDVQIKYNGPMRRVVFGGENQNMVTAMMRGPGIVFIQSMPFPRLSQSIARGVASPNMRLRDNPKLLMQILVFSFLAYLVLGSFLLYTDF; translated from the exons ATGGCGGCTCCGTTCTTTTCAACGCCTTTCCAACCCTTCGTTTATCAG AGTCAAGACGATGCTGTTACGCCTTTTCAGATTTTGGGTGGTGAAGTTCAGATAGTTCAG ATTATGTTGAAGCCAGAAGACAAGGTGAGTGCAAAACCAG GCTGCATGTGCTATATGTCTGGCTCCATTCAAATGGAAAATGTTTATGCCCCAGAGAATGAAGCAGGAATGTGGCAATGGGTTTTTGGAAAGAATGCAACTAAAACAATCTTTGTAAACAGTGGGTCAACCGATGGATTTGTTGCCATGGCTGCACCTTCTCTAGGAAGAATTCTCCCT ATTGACCTGGCAAGATTCGGTGGTGAGATATTATGCCAG CCAGATGCATTTCTTTGCTCCATTGGTGATGTGAAAGTCAGTAGCAACACATTTGATCAGAGGGGACCTAATCGTAATGTTGTTGAG AGATTGTTGAGACAAAAAGTATCTGGGCAAGGCCTGGCATTCATGGTTGGGGGTGGATCTG TTGTGCAGAAAAATCTTGAGGTTGGTGAGATACTTTCAGTGGACATTTGTAGCATTATTGCCCTGTCAACAACGGTGGATGTACAAATCAAATATAATGGTCCAATGAGAAGGGTGGTGTTTGGG GGGGAGAATCAGAATATGGTGACAGCAATGATGAGAGGACCAGGAATTGTGTTTATCCAGAGTATGCCCTTCCCTCGCCTTTCTCAAAGCATTGCTAG GGGTGTTGCATCTCCAAACATGAGGTTGAGGGACAATCCAAAGTTGTTGATGCAGATACTCGTCTTTTCCTTTCTTGCTTATCTTGTGCTCGGCTCATTTTTGCTATATACAGACTTCtga
- the LOC111892890 gene encoding uncharacterized protein LOC111892890 isoform X1, giving the protein MAAPFFSTPFQPFVYQTRIEGYIEKQSQDDAVTPFQILGGEVQIVQIMLKPEDKVSAKPGCMCYMSGSIQMENVYAPENEAGMWQWVFGKNATKTIFVNSGSTDGFVAMAAPSLGRILPVSQSVNIDLARFGGEILCQPDAFLCSIGDVKVSSNTFDQRGPNRNVVERLLRQKVSGQGLAFMVGGGSVVQKNLEVGEILSVDICSIIALSTTVDVQIKYNGPMRRVVFGGENQNMVTAMMRGPGIVFIQSMPFPRLSQSIARGVASPNMRLRDNPKLLMQILVFSFLAYLVLGSFLLYTDF; this is encoded by the exons ATGGCGGCTCCGTTCTTTTCAACGCCTTTCCAACCCTTCGTTTATCAG ACGCGGATTGAAGGTTACATTGAGAAACAG AGTCAAGACGATGCTGTTACGCCTTTTCAGATTTTGGGTGGTGAAGTTCAGATAGTTCAG ATTATGTTGAAGCCAGAAGACAAGGTGAGTGCAAAACCAG GCTGCATGTGCTATATGTCTGGCTCCATTCAAATGGAAAATGTTTATGCCCCAGAGAATGAAGCAGGAATGTGGCAATGGGTTTTTGGAAAGAATGCAACTAAAACAATCTTTGTAAACAGTGGGTCAACCGATGGATTTGTTGCCATGGCTGCACCTTCTCTAGGAAGAATTCTCCCTGTTAGTCAATCTGTCAAT ATTGACCTGGCAAGATTCGGTGGTGAGATATTATGCCAG CCAGATGCATTTCTTTGCTCCATTGGTGATGTGAAAGTCAGTAGCAACACATTTGATCAGAGGGGACCTAATCGTAATGTTGTTGAG AGATTGTTGAGACAAAAAGTATCTGGGCAAGGCCTGGCATTCATGGTTGGGGGTGGATCTG TTGTGCAGAAAAATCTTGAGGTTGGTGAGATACTTTCAGTGGACATTTGTAGCATTATTGCCCTGTCAACAACGGTGGATGTACAAATCAAATATAATGGTCCAATGAGAAGGGTGGTGTTTGGG GGGGAGAATCAGAATATGGTGACAGCAATGATGAGAGGACCAGGAATTGTGTTTATCCAGAGTATGCCCTTCCCTCGCCTTTCTCAAAGCATTGCTAG GGGTGTTGCATCTCCAAACATGAGGTTGAGGGACAATCCAAAGTTGTTGATGCAGATACTCGTCTTTTCCTTTCTTGCTTATCTTGTGCTCGGCTCATTTTTGCTATATACAGACTTCtga
- the LOC111892890 gene encoding uncharacterized protein LOC111892890 isoform X12 codes for MCYMSGSIQMENVYAPENEAGMWQWVFGKNATKTIFVNSGSTDGFVAMAAPSLGRILPVSQSVNIDLARFGGEILCQPDAFLCSIGDVKVSSNTFDQRGPNRNVVERLLRQKVSGQGLAFMVGGGSVVQKNLEVGEILSVDICSIIALSTTVDVQIKYNGPMRRVVFGGENQNMVTAMMRGPGIVFIQSMPFPRLSQSIARGVASPNMRLRDNPKLLMQILVFSFLAYLVLGSFLLYTDF; via the exons ATGTGCTATATGTCTGGCTCCATTCAAATGGAAAATGTTTATGCCCCAGAGAATGAAGCAGGAATGTGGCAATGGGTTTTTGGAAAGAATGCAACTAAAACAATCTTTGTAAACAGTGGGTCAACCGATGGATTTGTTGCCATGGCTGCACCTTCTCTAGGAAGAATTCTCCCTGTTAGTCAATCTGTCAAT ATTGACCTGGCAAGATTCGGTGGTGAGATATTATGCCAG CCAGATGCATTTCTTTGCTCCATTGGTGATGTGAAAGTCAGTAGCAACACATTTGATCAGAGGGGACCTAATCGTAATGTTGTTGAG AGATTGTTGAGACAAAAAGTATCTGGGCAAGGCCTGGCATTCATGGTTGGGGGTGGATCTG TTGTGCAGAAAAATCTTGAGGTTGGTGAGATACTTTCAGTGGACATTTGTAGCATTATTGCCCTGTCAACAACGGTGGATGTACAAATCAAATATAATGGTCCAATGAGAAGGGTGGTGTTTGGG GGGGAGAATCAGAATATGGTGACAGCAATGATGAGAGGACCAGGAATTGTGTTTATCCAGAGTATGCCCTTCCCTCGCCTTTCTCAAAGCATTGCTAG GGGTGTTGCATCTCCAAACATGAGGTTGAGGGACAATCCAAAGTTGTTGATGCAGATACTCGTCTTTTCCTTTCTTGCTTATCTTGTGCTCGGCTCATTTTTGCTATATACAGACTTCtga
- the LOC111892890 gene encoding uncharacterized protein LOC111892890 isoform X8: MAAPFFSTPFQPFVYQTRIEGYIEKQSQDDAVTPFQILGGEVQIVQIMLKPEDKVSAKPGCMCYMSGSIQMENVYAPENEAGMWQWVFGKNATKTIFVNSGSTDGFVAMAAPSLGRILPVSQSVNIDLARFGGEILCQPDAFLCSIGDVKVSSNTFDQRGPNRNVVERLLRQKVSGQGLAFMVGGGSVVQKNLEVGEILSVDICSIIALSTTVDVQIKYNGPMRRVVFGGENQNMVTAMMRGPGIVFIQRVLHLQT, translated from the exons ATGGCGGCTCCGTTCTTTTCAACGCCTTTCCAACCCTTCGTTTATCAG ACGCGGATTGAAGGTTACATTGAGAAACAG AGTCAAGACGATGCTGTTACGCCTTTTCAGATTTTGGGTGGTGAAGTTCAGATAGTTCAG ATTATGTTGAAGCCAGAAGACAAGGTGAGTGCAAAACCAG GCTGCATGTGCTATATGTCTGGCTCCATTCAAATGGAAAATGTTTATGCCCCAGAGAATGAAGCAGGAATGTGGCAATGGGTTTTTGGAAAGAATGCAACTAAAACAATCTTTGTAAACAGTGGGTCAACCGATGGATTTGTTGCCATGGCTGCACCTTCTCTAGGAAGAATTCTCCCTGTTAGTCAATCTGTCAAT ATTGACCTGGCAAGATTCGGTGGTGAGATATTATGCCAG CCAGATGCATTTCTTTGCTCCATTGGTGATGTGAAAGTCAGTAGCAACACATTTGATCAGAGGGGACCTAATCGTAATGTTGTTGAG AGATTGTTGAGACAAAAAGTATCTGGGCAAGGCCTGGCATTCATGGTTGGGGGTGGATCTG TTGTGCAGAAAAATCTTGAGGTTGGTGAGATACTTTCAGTGGACATTTGTAGCATTATTGCCCTGTCAACAACGGTGGATGTACAAATCAAATATAATGGTCCAATGAGAAGGGTGGTGTTTGGG GGGGAGAATCAGAATATGGTGACAGCAATGATGAGAGGACCAGGAATTGTGTTTATCCAGA GGGTGTTGCATCTCCAAACATGA
- the LOC111892890 gene encoding uncharacterized protein LOC111892890 isoform X11 encodes MAAPFFSTPFQPFVYQTRIEGYIEKQSQDDAVTPFQILGGEVQIVQIMLKPEDKVSAKPGCMCYMSGSIQMENVYAPENEAGMWQWVFGKNATKTIFVNSGSTDGFVAMAAPSLGRILPVSQSVNIDLARFGGEILCQPDAFLCSIGDVKVSSNTFDQRGPNRNVVERLLRQKVSGQGLAFMVGGGSVVQKNLEVGEILSVDICSIIALSTTVDVQIKYNGPMRRGENQNMVTAMMRGPGIVFIQRVLHLQT; translated from the exons ATGGCGGCTCCGTTCTTTTCAACGCCTTTCCAACCCTTCGTTTATCAG ACGCGGATTGAAGGTTACATTGAGAAACAG AGTCAAGACGATGCTGTTACGCCTTTTCAGATTTTGGGTGGTGAAGTTCAGATAGTTCAG ATTATGTTGAAGCCAGAAGACAAGGTGAGTGCAAAACCAG GCTGCATGTGCTATATGTCTGGCTCCATTCAAATGGAAAATGTTTATGCCCCAGAGAATGAAGCAGGAATGTGGCAATGGGTTTTTGGAAAGAATGCAACTAAAACAATCTTTGTAAACAGTGGGTCAACCGATGGATTTGTTGCCATGGCTGCACCTTCTCTAGGAAGAATTCTCCCTGTTAGTCAATCTGTCAAT ATTGACCTGGCAAGATTCGGTGGTGAGATATTATGCCAG CCAGATGCATTTCTTTGCTCCATTGGTGATGTGAAAGTCAGTAGCAACACATTTGATCAGAGGGGACCTAATCGTAATGTTGTTGAG AGATTGTTGAGACAAAAAGTATCTGGGCAAGGCCTGGCATTCATGGTTGGGGGTGGATCTG TTGTGCAGAAAAATCTTGAGGTTGGTGAGATACTTTCAGTGGACATTTGTAGCATTATTGCCCTGTCAACAACGGTGGATGTACAAATCAAATATAATGGTCCAATGAGAAGG GGGGAGAATCAGAATATGGTGACAGCAATGATGAGAGGACCAGGAATTGTGTTTATCCAGA GGGTGTTGCATCTCCAAACATGA
- the LOC111892890 gene encoding uncharacterized protein LOC111892890 isoform X10, with protein sequence MAAPFFSTPFQPFVYQTRIEGYIEKQSQDDAVTPFQILGGEVQIVQIMLKPEDKVSAKPGCMCYMSGSIQMENVYAPENEAGMWQWVFGKNATKTIFVNSGSTDGFVAMAAPSLGRILPVSQSVNIDLARFGGEILCQPDAFLCSIGDVKVSSNTFDQRGPNRNVVERLLRQKVSGQGLAFMVGGGSVVQKNLEVGEILSVDICSIIALSTTVDVQIKYNGGESEYGDSNDERTRNCVYPEYALPSPFSKHC encoded by the exons ATGGCGGCTCCGTTCTTTTCAACGCCTTTCCAACCCTTCGTTTATCAG ACGCGGATTGAAGGTTACATTGAGAAACAG AGTCAAGACGATGCTGTTACGCCTTTTCAGATTTTGGGTGGTGAAGTTCAGATAGTTCAG ATTATGTTGAAGCCAGAAGACAAGGTGAGTGCAAAACCAG GCTGCATGTGCTATATGTCTGGCTCCATTCAAATGGAAAATGTTTATGCCCCAGAGAATGAAGCAGGAATGTGGCAATGGGTTTTTGGAAAGAATGCAACTAAAACAATCTTTGTAAACAGTGGGTCAACCGATGGATTTGTTGCCATGGCTGCACCTTCTCTAGGAAGAATTCTCCCTGTTAGTCAATCTGTCAAT ATTGACCTGGCAAGATTCGGTGGTGAGATATTATGCCAG CCAGATGCATTTCTTTGCTCCATTGGTGATGTGAAAGTCAGTAGCAACACATTTGATCAGAGGGGACCTAATCGTAATGTTGTTGAG AGATTGTTGAGACAAAAAGTATCTGGGCAAGGCCTGGCATTCATGGTTGGGGGTGGATCTG TTGTGCAGAAAAATCTTGAGGTTGGTGAGATACTTTCAGTGGACATTTGTAGCATTATTGCCCTGTCAACAACGGTGGATGTACAAATCAAATATAATG GGGGAGAATCAGAATATGGTGACAGCAATGATGAGAGGACCAGGAATTGTGTTTATCCAGAGTATGCCCTTCCCTCGCCTTTCTCAAAGCATTGCTAG